The following coding sequences are from one Sphingomonadaceae bacterium OTU29LAMAA1 window:
- a CDS encoding GNAT family N-acetyltransferase, whose protein sequence is MTRWRLRRASSEDAPAVALVAGASFLGTFAGILDGADIVAHVMRNSSAGKFAAWSDAPDSIVTIAEHPDGGAPVGYTLMTMPDFPIATGRDDIELRRIYTLTIAQGTGLGTRLMTQAIDDARALGKTRLLLGVLGRNTHARRFYERRGFTVAGRRQYQVGNMLCDDVIYAMSI, encoded by the coding sequence ATGACGCGGTGGCGGCTGCGGCGTGCGTCCAGCGAGGATGCGCCCGCGGTCGCGCTGGTCGCGGGTGCGAGTTTCCTCGGCACCTTCGCCGGCATATTGGACGGCGCGGACATCGTCGCGCACGTCATGAGGAACAGCTCGGCCGGGAAATTCGCCGCCTGGAGCGATGCCCCTGACAGCATCGTCACGATCGCCGAGCATCCCGACGGCGGCGCGCCGGTCGGCTACACGCTGATGACCATGCCCGATTTCCCGATCGCGACGGGCAGGGACGATATCGAACTCCGCCGCATCTACACGCTCACGATCGCGCAAGGCACAGGCCTCGGCACCCGGTTGATGACGCAGGCGATCGATGACGCGCGCGCGCTCGGCAAGACGCGGCTGCTGCTCGGCGTTCTCGGGAGGAATACGCATGCGAGGCGGTTCTACGAACGGCGCGGCTTCACAGTCGCGGGACGGCGTCAGTATCAGGTCGGTAATATGCTGTGCGACGACGTCATCTACGCCATGTCGATCTGA